Genomic segment of Candidatus Aminicenantes bacterium:
CTGGGAGATGAAGATCAGGTCTCCCGGTCCGGCCAATTCCGGGGAAGCGACGCCCTTGATATCCGTGCCGCCGTCGCCCTCGAAAGAGCAATTCAAGCGGGCCGCGAGTTCCTTGAGCGTCATGCGAGCCTCCCTCCGCGGGAACGTTTCGTTCCGACTTATTATAGGCCGCCCCGCCGCCTGGTCACAAGCGAACTATAGGGGTCAGGTCTTAAGATATAAGTTTCGACTCCATTTGTTGACGCTATCAGGGGGAATTATAACGATAACTTATATCTTAAGACCTGACCCCTTCCTCTTAGCGTCGACGCGTTCGTTGAACACTGCCGCCAGCTCGGCCCCCCAGAGCAGGATGGCCAGGGAGGAGGAGATCCAGAGCAGGAAAAAGATGATCGAGGTCAGCGTCCCGGCCAAGAACTTGGACATGACGAGGCCGACCGCCGAGAAATGGGCAACATAGAAGAAGAAGCTTCGCTTGAAGATCTCCCAAAGGAAGGAGCCGATGGCCGCCGCCACGACCGCGGCTAGAGTATGGACCTTGGTCTCCGGGATGAACTTGTAGATGACGAACAGCACCAAGAAGCCCAGCATGAACGGGATCAAATACTGGACCAGGAAGTTGTCGATGATGGGCAGGACCTTGGGGTTGAGATAATCGTTGACCACCGCGCTGGTCTGGATGGCCTTGTGGATGGCGGTCCAGGTGGCCGTGATCGAGAAGGAAAAGAGCAGGATCACAGCCGTGATCAGCATGATGATGTTTTCCATCAGCCGGTTGTAGAAAAAGGATCGGACGGTCTTGATCCGAAAGATGGTGTTGACAGCCTTGATCAGGTTGCCGAACAGGAAGCCGCCGGCCACGATCGATCCGATGATGCCGAACAGCCCGAGCGAGCTGGTGCTCTTGGAAACGGCGCCTAAGCGGCTGAAGAAGGACGGGTCGAAACGGGCGAAGAAATCCTCGGTGAAGATATTGAGGCTGCGGACGGCAATTTCGGACGAGCCCAAGAACTTGGAAGTGGCCCAGGCGAAAAGGGCCAGCAGGGGGACGGCGCACAGCAAGGTAAAATAGGAGATGATGATGGAGTATGCGAAACAGCGGTCGTCGTTGAACCGCTTAAACGACTCGCCCAATACGCGGATTACGGTGCGCACCATGGATAGCGTGCCTACCCTACTCCCGCCGCTCTATCTTGTCAACGCGACGAATAGGGGTCAGGTCTCAATATTCAACATTTCGCATCACGGCCGTGGCGTGGGCGGGCCGCCGGGAGAAATTCAATAGGCCATGGCCGACAAATGTTGAATGTTGAGACCTGACCCCTTCCCAGATCAGGCGAACTTGCCCCATTTGACCATCAGGATGATGAAGGTCACGAGCAGGGCGTAGATGACCAGCGTCTCGATCAGGATCAGGCCCAGCAGGAGGAGGAAGCGGATGTGCGGGGCGCCGCCGGGGTTGCGGCTGATGCCCTCGCAAGCCGAGCTGATGGCCTTGGCCTGGCAGAACGCGCCGGCCATGACCGCCAGGGTGATGATGCCGCCGGCGACGATAAGCGACAGCCGGTAGAGGGAGGCCCGGGACAGCTCGGTGGCGATGCGGGACTCTTGCATGGCGGCCATCCGCTGCCCTTCCCGCGAAACGTCCTGCGGCTGCCTGTCTTGGGCCAAGATGGGAGCGACGGCCAGCAAGACGAAAAACACCAGAAGAAACAGCGATTTCATACGGATTGTCATCGGACGACTCCTTTGTGCGTCAAGAATGCTCCTCCTGGTGCTCGACCGCGCCGGAAATGTAGATGCACGACAGCAGAACGAATACGAACGCCTGGAGGAAGGCGGTGAAGATCGATAGGGCCATGAACGGCAGGGGCAGGAGGATGGGGATGATCGAGGCGATGACCACGATCAGCACTTCCTCGGCGAAGATGTTGCTGAAAAGCCGGATCGACAGCGAGACGGGCCGCGAGAAATGGCTGATGATCTCGATGGGGACCATCAGCGGGGCCATGAACGGGATGGGGCCCATAAAATGCTTGAGGTAGCGGAGCGGGCCTTGGGCCTTCATCCCCTGGTAATGGTAGTAGACGAAAACGCTTAGGGCGCATCCGATCGTGACGTTGAGCTTGGAGGTCGGCGACATGAACCCGGGAATGAGCCCGATCAAATTGGAGAAGAAGACGAACAGCCCGATTGTGCCGACGACGGGAAGAAATTTCTTGCCCTCGGGGCCGATGATGTCGGTCAGCTGGCCCTCGAAGAACTCGATGATGAACTCGAGCAGATTTTGCATCTTGCCGGGCACGATGGACCGCTTCCGGGCGGCCAACCCGAAGAACAGCATCAGGAAGAGGGCGACGAAGAAAACCATGACCAGATAGTCGGGGATGCAGTTGGCGGGGTCCGCCACATGGATGCCGAAAATCTTGAGAAAAGCCGCCACGGGCCGCCCGAGCAGACGGTTGAAGAAGACGACGATGCCGAGGGTATGCTCCAGCTCTTCCATGGCTACGGCTTAAGGGACTTCGCGCGGACGAGAGCCGCGGCGGCCTCGGCCCCGAAGACCGGAATGACCGCCGAGAAGCCCGCCGCGAAAGCGATGAGTTTCTCCGAATAGAGCAGGATTATAAGGAAAAAGACCACAAATATCAATAAAAAACGCAGGGCATAGAGGGCGATTCCGGCCTTCAAAGCGCGGGCCTTGGCCTGATTCAGGACCTTGCCGAGGGCGCTCTTGAGCCAGAGGAAGGAGAGCGCCGAGAACAGACCGCCGGCCAGTAGGAAGAACCCGGTCAGAGGGTCGAACAGGAGGGCGCCGGCGAGGCCGAAGATGGCGGAAAGGGCGACGATTTCATAGGGGATGCGCCGGAGCATGCGCTCTTCTAGGGGATCGGCGAAAGGCGTCTGTAGATCGCTCATCGGAAACCGATATTTTAGCACAAAAGAATACGGGGACAGTAACTGTCCCCCTATTCTTTGTTTTCTCGGTCATATTTGCGGAGGCCGCGGATCAGGGTCATCAGGCCCGACACGACACCCAGGAGGGTCCAAATGATCAGCATCCAGGGGTCGGTCTTCAGCCATTTATCCAATAGATACCCGAAGAAAAGACCGATGGCGATGGACGCGGGCAGATT
This window contains:
- a CDS encoding YihY/virulence factor BrkB family protein → MVRTVIRVLGESFKRFNDDRCFAYSIIISYFTLLCAVPLLALFAWATSKFLGSSEIAVRSLNIFTEDFFARFDPSFFSRLGAVSKSTSSLGLFGIIGSIVAGGFLFGNLIKAVNTIFRIKTVRSFFYNRLMENIIMLITAVILLFSFSITATWTAIHKAIQTSAVVNDYLNPKVLPIIDNFLVQYLIPFMLGFLVLFVIYKFIPETKVHTLAAVVAAAIGSFLWEIFKRSFFFYVAHFSAVGLVMSKFLAGTLTSIIFFLLWISSSLAILLWGAELAAVFNERVDAKRKGSGLKI
- a CDS encoding ATP synthase subunit I, producing the protein MLRRIPYEIVALSAIFGLAGALLFDPLTGFFLLAGGLFSALSFLWLKSALGKVLNQAKARALKAGIALYALRFLLIFVVFFLIILLYSEKLIAFAAGFSAVIPVFGAEAAAALVRAKSLKP
- the atpB gene encoding F0F1 ATP synthase subunit A, which codes for MEELEHTLGIVVFFNRLLGRPVAAFLKIFGIHVADPANCIPDYLVMVFFVALFLMLFFGLAARKRSIVPGKMQNLLEFIIEFFEGQLTDIIGPEGKKFLPVVGTIGLFVFFSNLIGLIPGFMSPTSKLNVTIGCALSVFVYYHYQGMKAQGPLRYLKHFMGPIPFMAPLMVPIEIISHFSRPVSLSIRLFSNIFAEEVLIVVIASIIPILLPLPFMALSIFTAFLQAFVFVLLSCIYISGAVEHQEEHS
- a CDS encoding AtpZ/AtpI family protein, translating into MAPSNYRGLWGMSSLALNLPASIAIGLFFGYLLDKWLKTDPWMLIIWTLLGVVSGLMTLIRGLRKYDRENKE
- a CDS encoding ATP synthase F0 subunit C, producing the protein MTIRMKSLFLLVFFVLLAVAPILAQDRQPQDVSREGQRMAAMQESRIATELSRASLYRLSLIVAGGIITLAVMAGAFCQAKAISSACEGISRNPGGAPHIRFLLLLGLILIETLVIYALLVTFIILMVKWGKFA